The Electrophorus electricus isolate fEleEle1 chromosome 19, fEleEle1.pri, whole genome shotgun sequence genome has a segment encoding these proteins:
- the LOC113589003 gene encoding endonuclease domain-containing 1 protein-like — MVTACACTPLLAAVMWLLACSRTRATVEQALSPECREFLYVGRAPVGLEDHSLVKICQRYNKKPRYVTLYNTKDHVRVYSAYTFHGSDEEKMVDVPRMYEPQLSTSLDTGEMQPFPRGYVHQNFEDAQAVLEDYANVVLYERGHLNPDEHQATPDDKAATYTLTNVVPQVREFHKGPWKAQERVVRRRLNNYCRGTAYVVTGITTSANMIRRHNIDRVAIPTYMWSAYCCIEYDRNAPYDERYRFPAFAHYGLNDKENNEIVELSVPKLEEFLKKSTFVDKNFQVFAEQCVLPGSTLS, encoded by the exons ATGGTAACGGCCTGTGCGTGCACTCCTCTCCTGGCTGCTGTGATGTGGCTTCTAGCCTGCTCTCGGACGAGAGCCACTGTGGAGCAGGCTCTCTCTCCAGAATGCCGCGAGTTCCTGTACGTGGGCAGGGCACCCGTGGGGCTAGAGGACCACTCGCTGGTGAAGATCTGCCAGCGCTACAACAAGAAGCCCCGCTACGTCACCCTATACAACACCAAGGACCACGTGAGAGTTTACTCTGCCTACACCTTCCATGGCTCTGACGAGGAGAAGATGGTAGACGTCCCGCGAATGTATGAACCGCAG CTGTCCACCTCTTTGGACACAGGTGAAATGCAGCCCTTCCCACGTGGCTACGTGCACCAGAACTTTGAAGATGCTCAGGCAGTCCTGGAGGACTATGCCAACGTTGTACTCTATGAGCGGGGGCACCTGAACCCCGACGAACACCAGGCCACACCCGACGACAAAGCGGCTACCTACACGCTGACCAACGTGGTGCCCCAGGTGCGGGAGTTCCACAAAGGCCCATGGAAGGCCCAGGAGCGCGTGGTCCGCCGCCGGCTCAACAACTACTGCCGGGGCACAGCCTACGTGGTGACGGGCATCACTACCTCGGCCAACATGATCCGTAGGCACAACATCGACCGGGTGGCCATCCCCACTTACATGTGGTCCGCCTACTGCTGCATCGAATACGACCGCAACGCACCATATGACGAGCGCTACAGGTTCCCCGCCTTCGCCCACTACGGACTCAACGACAAGGAGAACAACGAGATTGTGGAGCTGTCTGTCCCCAAGCTCGAGGAATTCCTGAAGAAGTCCACATTTGTGGACAAAAACTTCCAAGTATTTGCTGAGCAATGTGTGCTCCCTGGATCCACCTTGTCCTAG
- the si:dkey-85k7.11 gene encoding LOW QUALITY PROTEIN: endonuclease domain-containing 1 protein (The sequence of the model RefSeq protein was modified relative to this genomic sequence to represent the inferred CDS: inserted 1 base in 1 codon): protein MVRFYELTRLRVAGASASDSFKECRQFLYMRTPPAGIQGTNMKRICQRYGDKPRYATLYDXQPPLPLYSAYTFKQSDGQGRMDTPWMYEPQLATVEDSPNMQILPPSGKLDPLLEESQALLEDYFDAAAYERGALNPDQHQAESQDKAATYTLTNVVPQITDFTKGSWEAYIDRVRRRLNNFCRGVAYMVTGVTISGVTIRRGGQDRLAVPKHLWSAYCCPRYERNSPYEVRYMFPSYGAYGLNDMMDHDVVEVPLRTLENFLQSQTGTDRNVSIFLKGCISENTFKRKKR, encoded by the exons ATGGTCAGATTTTATGAGCTGACAA GATTACGTGTGGCAGGTGCCTCGGCCTCTGACAGCTTTAAAGAGTGCAGGCAGTTCCTCTACATGCGAACGCCACCCGCTGGCATCCAGGGGACCAACATGAAAAGGATATGCCAACGCTATGGAGACAAGCCACGCTACGCCACCCTGTATG AGCAGCCGCCGCTGCCTCTGTATTCAGCCTACACCTTCAAACAATCAGATGGGCAGGGGAGGATGGACACGCCCTGGATGTATGAACCACAG CTAGCCACTGTGGAGGACAGTCCAAACATGCAAAttctgccccctagtggcaaGCTGGACCCATTGCTCGAGGAGAGCCAGGCTCTGTTAGAGGACTATTTCGATGCCGCGGCATATGAACGTGGCGCACTGAACCCAGACCAGCACCAGGCAGAGAGCCAGGACAAGGCTGCTACCTACACTCTCACCAACGTGGTGCCTCAGATCACTGACTTCACCAAGGGCTCGTGGGAAGCCTATATCGACAGAGTAAGACGTCGACTCAACAACTTCTGCCGAGGGGTTGCTTACATGGTGACTGGGGTGACCATTTCTGGGGTAACCATCCGAAGAGGTGGGCAGGACAGACTGGCTGTCCCCAAGCACCTGTGGTCAGCCTACTGTTGCCCACGGTACGAGCGTAATTCACCCTATGAAGTGAGGTATATGTTCCCTTCCTATGGAGCCTATGGTCTCAATGACATGATGGACCATGATGTTGTGGAGGTGCCTCTAAGAACACTGGAGAACTTTCTGCAGAGCCAAACAGGAACGGACAGAAACGTTAGCATTTTCCTCAAAGGCTGCATCTCAGAGAACACatttaaaaggaagaaaaggTAG